In the genome of Saprospira sp. CCB-QB6, one region contains:
- a CDS encoding RHS repeat domain-containing protein: MVRDSSEQIEEIVWNVQGKVQEVRFEAGKPGPSILQYEYDPMGNRLAKKKLYVDGPVDIRSEGQYYVRDPQGNVLAVYQYNEENIALVDDKDSLYLEELHLYGSARLGILKKALALRYRDESGAVGLPAGSLLKTTLAQSSYQQLELGRRRYELSNHLGNVLATVSDKSLGQDSSQTGQADYYLAQVSSASLYYPFGWEMPGRKFVSGEEYRFGFNGKEDDRDWGTQNIQDYGFRLYNPSIGKFLSVDPLAPDYPWYTPYQFAGNRPIECIDLDGLEPVTNPTSWSFVEAYEHGTMMQTPNGDYVFSTWSESYDMVVHYYYSDEKKWEPFTPEERPAYLTLKYKPARNRDGEAVVKDTWSAVEHYYFGEGEPVSMDKKALRNAPDLKHGQNRIMKGKTGGPESGVIGVNMTPHVYHIGKTTVGYKTTCNSEECTTVYTSEKDGFWDIFWGGDHAGPSGEFPLGTPYPYLPYTWSETYPNPGYEFDEDGVPKAMPEKVVPKEEDPAPNGGGDALFYFY; encoded by the coding sequence TTGGTTCGAGATAGCTCGGAGCAGATTGAGGAGATTGTCTGGAACGTACAAGGCAAGGTGCAAGAGGTTCGTTTTGAGGCGGGCAAGCCGGGCCCCTCGATCTTGCAATATGAGTACGACCCCATGGGCAACCGCTTGGCCAAGAAGAAATTGTATGTAGATGGTCCTGTAGATATTCGGTCAGAGGGGCAGTATTATGTCCGTGACCCTCAGGGGAATGTGCTGGCGGTTTATCAGTACAATGAAGAAAATATTGCGCTGGTCGATGACAAAGATAGTTTGTATTTAGAGGAGCTGCATTTATATGGTTCGGCCCGTTTGGGGATCTTGAAAAAAGCCTTAGCTTTAAGGTATCGGGATGAGTCGGGGGCCGTTGGTTTGCCTGCTGGGAGCCTGCTCAAAACCACTTTGGCGCAAAGCAGCTACCAGCAACTAGAGCTGGGCCGCCGCCGCTACGAGCTCTCCAACCACTTAGGCAACGTACTGGCTACGGTCAGTGATAAATCTTTGGGCCAAGACAGCAGCCAAACGGGACAGGCAGATTATTATCTGGCGCAGGTTTCTTCGGCTAGTCTATATTATCCATTCGGTTGGGAAATGCCTGGGCGCAAGTTTGTGAGTGGGGAGGAGTATCGTTTTGGGTTTAATGGGAAGGAAGATGACCGAGATTGGGGGACGCAAAATATTCAGGATTATGGCTTTCGGTTGTATAATCCGAGTATAGGGAAGTTTTTGAGTGTGGATCCGTTGGCGCCGGATTATCCTTGGTATACGCCCTATCAGTTTGCAGGGAATAGACCTATAGAGTGTATTGATTTAGATGGCTTAGAGCCTGTCACTAATCCCACTAGTTGGAGTTTCGTAGAAGCATATGAGCACGGGACTATGATGCAGACACCTAATGGGGATTATGTATTTTCTACTTGGTCAGAAAGTTATGATATGGTTGTTCATTATTATTATTCAGACGAAAAGAAATGGGAGCCCTTCACGCCAGAAGAAAGGCCTGCATATTTAACCTTAAAGTATAAGCCTGCTAGAAATAGGGATGGGGAAGCCGTTGTGAAAGATACTTGGTCTGCTGTAGAACATTATTACTTCGGAGAAGGGGAGCCTGTAAGTATGGATAAAAAGGCGTTAAGAAATGCTCCAGATTTGAAGCATGGCCAAAATAGAATTATGAAAGGGAAAACAGGAGGACCTGAATCTGGGGTTATTGGGGTTAATATGACCCCTCATGTATATCATATAGGGAAAACGACAGTAGGATATAAAACAACTTGTAATTCAGAAGAATGTACAACAGTTTATACTAGTGAAAAAGATGGCTTTTGGGATATTTTTTGGGGTGGTGACCATGCAGGTCCTTCGGGGGAATTTCCATTGGGAACTCCTTATCCATATCTTCCATATACTTGGAGTGAAACATATCCTAATCCCGGTTATGAATTTGATGAAGATGGAGTGCCTAAAGCTATGCCTGAAAAGGTAGTACCTAAAGAAGAAGATCCAGCACCTAATGGAGGTGGTGACGCACTTTTTTATTTTTATTAA